In Cicer arietinum cultivar CDC Frontier isolate Library 1 chromosome 7, Cicar.CDCFrontier_v2.0, whole genome shotgun sequence, the genomic window TTCATCGTCTATGAATGCTACTCTGAAAATGGTTCATCGTCTATGAATGCTACTCTGAAAATGGTTCATCGTCTATGAATGCTACTCCGAAAAGAGTTCATCGTCTATGAATGCTACTCTGAAAAGAGTTCATCGTCTATGGATGCTACTCTGAAAAAGGTTCATTCAACAGTATCGCGTAGAAGACGACAATTTATAATGGAAGATGATGACCTGAAGGAGCATACTCATATCTCTATCCCTGAAGAGGATTACACGAGGAGGATCAAACAGTACCCGATATCTCTATCCATGAAGAGGATCAGACACTATACAAGGAGTGTCAATCGGTACCCGATATCTCTATCCATGAAGAGGATCAAACGCTACACAAGGAGTGTCAATCGGTACCCGATATCTCTATCCATGAAGAGGATCAAACGCTACACAAGGAGTGTCAAGCGGTGACCAGGAGGAGGAGGATGATCCCAGAggtattaattattagttatgatatattatttatggtgtattaattattaattattatgaagTATTAATggtgtattatttatttatgatatattaattatttaatggtgtatttatggtgtattaattatgttatattaaaaaattggtTTGTACCGGAAAACTGTGTATGAAGTTTTCTGAAACTATTTCATCATTTTTGGAGTGAGTAAAAAAGATTTTTGGTAACTTTCGAAAAACTATTAAGAAGAATTCCGTTATACAAACTTCCGAAAAACTTTTTATAAGTTTTTCGATACAGAAAATATTCACGggaaaattcaaaaaaagatTTCTGTTACAGAATATGTTTTGTGAAAACTTTATAGATTCTGAAAACTTCATAGAcaagtttttcggtacacacttttttttaatacaccataaatatattattaaataattaatacaccataaatacaatatattaattaataattaatatatcataaatctGCATTCTACAAAATGATGCGAACCATTTTCGGATAGCATTCAAAATCACCTATTCTTCCTACAACTTTGCCGTCTCTACCTCTAGCCATAtccattgaaaaaaaaaattagttaaaatcaaatgaattaattaaatactaatataataaaaaattaaaacaaaaaaattaatttaaaaaatatatttttataaaaaatatcaaacaactacgttagtatattttttttggaaaagtTGAAATAAGTTTTCCAATAGGTCGGAgaacttcaaaaataattttcggAAGTAATATTTTGTACCGGAAAATTTTTTCCAGGTTTTTCGGAGTTAAAATTGTGTACCATAAAACTTTTAATGTTTTGACACTCACTTTTTTCCAGAAATATTGAAatgaagaaatgaaaaaaatatcactttatatagaatatatatatatatatgtatatatatatatatgtatatatatatatatatatatgtatatatgagggtatttttatttatttctttatattttggaGGTACATGGATAAAGGAGGGGATACAAGGTAAAATTTTCTTATGAACTATAGTCTTTATGGGCTTATATACTGCATGCTTAGGGTTTTGTACCAGGCCCCCCCCCAATTTTACCTGCCACCCCCCTAGTCATGACTAAAAGACTATTTTACCCTTCATCTCATCtataaaaatccaaaaaaaaaattactttcatTTTTCACCCAACTCAttcgaaattttcaaatatCCGAATTTCATCCAACCCATCCTCGAAAACTTGAAAGATTCGAATCTCAAAAGTAAGttattttcgaaactttgcatgtgttcgaaagtttcgaaatgcaacCCTCGAAAGTTTTGGAAGATTCGAAACAAGAAACATTCGAAACTTTACCTGAATGTGAAATGTTCGAAAGGCTTCCACGAATGTTTTGAAAGCTTCGaaacaagaaactttcgaaagtttcttctatgtagaaagtttcgaaatgcaagGCAATGAAACCTTTGAAATCTGATGGAAAGATTCGAAGTTGAGGGAAAGTTTCGAACGTCTggggaaagtttcgaaatgcatttCGAAATTTTTGAATTCCTTCAAAGTGTCGAAATAGAGGCTTGGCTTGAAGGAAATGTGTTTCTGAAATccttttattacattatttttttattgtttataatttttcttaatatttatatatttatatgttgcagTGCCTAGGATGAGAGGTGCGTTCggccaaattattcgcaacATTATAGGTGGTGATAGAGGTGATGGTgtagagagaattccaccaacagcATCAAATAGACGACGAAACGAAGCAAATCGTCCAATTAGGCAGCGTCGTCGAAGACAAGACATCCATGATGATGTCGTCGAGTCTACTGCACATGCacatatggaggaggatgtccttGAGACTCAGATtgaggaggatgtccctgagcctcaattggaggaggatgtccctgagcctcagttggaggaggatgtccctgagcctcagatggaaCATGCTGATGATGCTGGATTCCCCGGAGGACCGATGTTGAGACATGTGTTGACACAGTATGAGCACCACGTGGCTCGGAGGCTATgggaaggagaggtatatttcaatttgaggcattttaagtctatttaattcaagtgtttattgaaatatatttattcaattatttatttaaatatatttaattaattgtttatttaaatttatatatttaattattaaattaagtttatttaattaattttttagttaaatttatttaatcaatttatataaattaagtttatataattaattgtttatttaaatgtatttattcaattatttatttaaatttatttattgaattatttatttatttatttaattaattgtttatttaaaattttttattcaattattaatttaaggttatttaattaagtttatttaatttattgtttatttaaatttatttattcaattatttgtttaagttgatttaattaagtttatttaatttattgtttatttaaatttatttattcaattattaatttaagattatttaattaagtttatttaatttattgtttatttaaatttatttattcaattattaatttaagattatttaattaagtttatttaatttgttatttaaataaatttatttatttaattatttatttaagttgatttaattaattgtttatttaaatatatttattgaattatttatttaattaattgtttatttaaatttatttattcaattatttgtttaagttgattcaattatttgtttaaggttatttaattaattaattactttgtaATTACTCGCAGGATTGTGGACCGTTAAAAGTCATTACTCATGGATTGAAGTTGAAGAAGTTTTCCGAAGTTCTTGTGCCACATCCTGTAGAGCATTGGATTCGGGAATCTGGGCTGCTACCTCTGTCTTCGACCTACCTCATTATGGTTGATGCTGGTCTGATCTCCgcatttgttgaaagatggcacaGAGAGACCAACTCATTTCATTTGCCATTTAGAGAGATGACTATTACTTTAGACGACGTCGCGACTCTCCTTCACATATCacccatggtaaattttttaatgcacttgtgaatatgaacactaataatgctgcaagagctgcacatgagtacttaggtgcaacatGGGATGAATCTCTAGCtgagattaattttaataaatgtgctcaatatagattgcaatggttgcgtgatttatatagtcgtctcattcaaactaaccagtttgagtgtgcggctagaACGTATCTATTGCATTTAGTTGGCAGCACAATTTTCGCCGATAAAACACATACGCGTGTGGAGGCGAAATACATcagtttatttattgatttagatcGTTGTCGATACTATTCGTGGGCTGCCGCGACATTGGTTTTCCTTTATGACAACATGGGAGATGAGGCTGTCCACGACACTCGACAGTTGGGAGGTTACATGGCCCTTTTACAGGTATATccatttattaattattttatttattaagttgtattattttacttatgtatttaaattaagttgTATTATGTTACTTATATTGCAGTGCTGGATTTACGAACACTTCCCTAGAATCTGTAAGCGGGGCGATAGAGGTGCGGTTCCTGCACATCTTCCACGAGCATGTAGGTGGATTGCAAAACATGCTGTTGAAGGTGGATTAGTGACCTATCGGCAGAGACTTGATGGTTTGTTGCTTGAGGATGTAGTGTTTAcaccatatgatgatgatcgagCTAATCATCCGTTTGAAGATATTTCGATGTTCTCTGGTTATCTTCGATGTGGTGGAGTCTCAGTCCCATATTTGCCGGAGCGATGTCTTCGACAATTTGGTCGTATTCAGTGCATCCCGCCTGATGTTCCTCCCAGGCCNNNNNNNNNNNNNNNNNNNNNNNNNNNNNNNNNNNNNNNNNNNNNNNNNNNNNNNNNNNNNNNNNNNNNNNNNNNNNNNNNNNNNNNNNNNNNNNNNNNNNNNNNNNNNNNNNNNNNNNNNNNNNNNNNNNNNNNNNNNNNNNNNNNNNNNNNNNNNNNNNNNNNNNNNNNNNNNNNNNNNNNNNNNNNNNNNNNNNNNNNNNNNNNNNNNNNNNNNNNNNNNNNNNNNNNNNNNAGGACTATTATCCATGGTACATGTCTGTGTCACATCCTCTGATCATTCCTCGGTCTACTGCACATGCAGGTACATCCTCTGACCATCCATCTTACCATCCATCATCTGCTGCACATGTGGATACATCATCTGCTGCACATGCTGGTCCATCATCTTTTGACCGAGATTGTAGAGCAGCTGAGCTTGTACGTAGAGCCATTAATTTGGTAGAGCCGTTTAGTGAAATTCATGAGATTTTAAGTGAGTTAAGTCTTTTGTACGATGATtagtaatttgatatattttgtgttaTGTGTTATGTTAATCcgcatttattttaagttaattcataataaaagatactaaaaatgataaaacaagGTATTATAATAATCCATAAACAGTGATATACAACATattctaatcttcatttaatgaaatacaagatgatcTGATAAATGATGGATCAATGCGTTCTCAATGCTTCATACGTGCTGCATAAGCTACTTCCCAACTCTTTGTTGTGTCACTACAAaagtctttccatttttgtgacgtaggtggcaaaggacaatcagacttcaatttgatctgaatAAAAAAAggttacaaattaatttatctgaataataaattttttaacattaatttaataaacaacatTAAGCATTAATTTTACCTGTACCCAATGATTCTCGTTAACAAATCCAATTGCTAGTAAAGACTGCCCAAAGGTCTCTTTCGATGGTGATTTGTTTAGCGGGAAAAATGTCATATTCAGATTACGAGACAACgacaccaatatgacattatatagtgttgctatcacgtaacccaagtctggtaaagacatccacttatcttttccttgagcacccaattttgatattttcaatgagttCCGCACTGATTCAACATTGTCATCAAAAACATTAGAATAAACATCTTTATGTAGACcaatctctttatccaattgtgaTCGAACTAAAGCCCAAGATTCTTCGGTCCAACCTAGCAATGCTGCAATTGCATGaaacccacaatttccatcagccaCAACATCTACTATGTCCTCAATATACAGACGTATATAAGTAGGAAATTGTGTCTTAAAAGAATGCTGAGATGATTGAGATTGTTGCCTTGCAGAACATTGAGATGATTGAGATGGTTGCCTTGcctttgcagattcttgagaggcgtcaacatactcccaatatgaaggatcacgaggagtatcaaattcttttttctttttaccagCTCCTTTGGTTCTCACTTTCTCTggtggtgcaagtattgatgtggtatgtggaaatacaacttcacgcacctttgccttgaatatcctttgacttataatatcgtgtttcttcatgtacgctttcattgcttccaactcttcagaaaagtcataatctgataaagattcttcatcctctaattCATGTTCAATGCTTAACTGTTTTCAAAAATcatgaatgctatctaaagggataacattacCATATATCTGCAACTTAGCCAACTTacaagcacatggtaatccatgagttgttctaATTGAACAACCACGTTCTATTTTGTTAGTACCTACAATCTTCACCCTTTCCAACTGTTTATCAATTTCTTTCATACATTTTCTTGATACACAGTGAtgtagattttgaaaaaattgtgaattataCCCGTGCTGAATGtccttgatggttttctgaaaagaagattgaatgatacatatttggttcttcaacatcatattcactgcatcccaacttttaaaaaaaatcaccaaaactagtttgaagcatgtttttcaatctccaatgagcagactcaactctacaaataaactaaataacacaaattaaaacaaatcacataaactagtaaatcatgtttgccaaaacaacacaattcatattttaaaaatacctgttagatgttgtgttccccaaatgcatcactctattggtccaaacgtTGACAAACCTTTCTTTGTAAGATGTTAACCAtgatttcacataatcaacaaaaagaataatatcggcacacaatagctcaaattgttgcaaatgatgaTCATACTCTTTCACACTAGTCGAATAAACAAtctttttccataaatccattacttcttcttgtctatcctttttgaCATACTGTTTGCATTttgccccaacatttttttcaatatgaaaacaacatagcaaatgtattgaagtaggaaacacaacactaatcgcattcatcatggtaagatctctatcagtcacaataactttagaaatcaaAGACTTAGACTTGAACAACATTCGTACATTTtcaaatgcccagatgaagttatcttgtcgctcttttttcaaataagcaaacccaactgaaaatgtcaaactaaTAGATGTGACACCGACTATTTCAAGTAATGGTAACCGATAtctgtttgttttgtatgtgctatcacatatgaaaataaaatgaaatatgtttaacaactttatataatcaggatgcgtccaaaaaatatctctcaaaataTCGGAATTTtcccgtcttcttgtccaatgcacataattttcttgttgtattaacttcaacagatgtTGCGTTTCTGTGTACGAACCTCTcaatgatgatcgataagtactccttgctttatatatttgactaggAATAGTGACATTGGTTTCATTTCTcactttcaaagcatttagaatgaATCTGGGTGCAAACTTAAACTTTGTTATATCATTGAaaaatttcctctcttcttcgtttaaacgccccaaatagGAATGACCGGTTACAGTATCAAGTAATTCATGTGCGTTTCTGTGTACGAACCTCTcaatgatgatcgataagtactccttgctttatatatttgactaggAATAGTGACATTGGTTTCATTTCTcactttcaaagcatttagaatgaATCTGGGTGCAAACTTAAACTTTGTTATATCATTGAaaaatttcctctcttcttcgtttaaacgccccaaatTAGAATGACCGGTTACAGTATCAAGTAATTCATGATTGTGTGTcccacaacgaacactaattttccatccttcacTGACACTTAATGGTACACATCTGAGAGTAAATGGACAGTTTTCCTTATGAGAGCAAGTTACTGATGATTTTGATtctgatttatatcttccacctcttttgcatcccaaaatcaatttgtcttttcttctcCTAATTCCGTTTGCTTTATCTGatcgaatggtaacaattaaaattccattttgtcttccaatggtttttgcccattcaaatacaacttctcgagaagaaaatacctacaaaatgcgtttcaaataaaacattaactatatcgctataataaaaatttaatcggTGATGAATCATCAGTAGTAATAATACCTGATTAGTGGTGAATTTTTCTGTAgaatctataatattttttgaagcagaaacatcaactctactcatacctaatttcaaaattagtaacaaatttaattaaaaataatattctaaatattgaatttaaaaaaattaaaaaaattttcgaaactttgactTATTGTAAATATTCGAAATCTGATTTtcgaaaatattaaaaattcgaataataatttcaaaacttttgtgAAAAGCCAAAGTTACGAAGCACAAtttcatttcgaaaattttaaaaattcgaaTATACTTTTAGAAAGTTTTGTGAAAGGCCAAATTTTCGAAGCATTGTTTTATTTCGAATATTTCGAATGCAACCAAATTTTCGAATACTgtccatttcgaaactttggtgtttatccaaattttcgaaaatttgtatttttttgaaagaaattgcatttcgaagattttaaaataacaaaagtttCGAGTAACTTACTGAAatgtatttcgaaacttttaaactttcgaatcctaattttttttcaaaattttcgaagGTGGTGGGTTGTGAAATCAgaatggtaatttttttatacttttatacTTTTTTACAGCAGGATATGAAAGTCTTTAAAAAATACTGGGGGGTGGCAGGTAAAATTGGAGGGTGCCTGGTACAAAACTCGCAAGCTTATTGTTGGTCTATTTAGAAAGGTCCATTGAACTCAACCctattgaacaaaaaaaaagttgacCCGAAAAAAAAGAAGCACTGTTGGAGAATGCGGTGTTATTTTATAGCCAGCTGGCATCAACCAATTGGAATcctattctaaaaataataaaataaaataagtataaataacaaaataataataataataataataatattgttgtgTCTCTAGAGTGTTCCATTTCGAATCAATCTTCCACTATATTTTACTCACCTCTTCCTCCACACGCATTGCACAATTCAATCTTTCTCTCATaacttcattcttttttttcatctctttcGTTTTTCTTTTCCAGGTACGCTTTTTCTtcattctctatttttcttctcaaaccctattttatttttctatcacGCAATTCGCTTATCGTAttgctttttcttttattcaGGTCTTTTTAATTTACGCTCTCAACATCATTCGATCAATCAATAATGTCTCATATCCTTTGTCATTGTTGTTCGTTCGATTTGAGGTTCTTGTTTTTCCCCCCTTTCCTCTCGAATAATTCCGAGAAGAAAAAATGGCGGAAAAATCTTGATTAATTTCCtcttttttgaaaagtttccttatgaatttaatatttttggcatcataatgaaattattttattctgtttggattgattaaaattgaagagagggaaaatgaaaaggagtaataataatttagaaaaattagggttttgtaaATGTTTATTATGATTCGAATTTTGGTTTGTTTGAACTTAACTGAAGCTAACGCGGTAATCAAAGAGATAAAGATCGTGAAAGGGCTCAAGCAAGAGCCAATAACAAATCTAGGAACCCAAAGAGTGATGGGTTAACACCTGAACAACGGAGAGAAAGgttcttctttttcattttccttttctttttcttcattcttttttgttgttgctattTATCTTATaatctaatttttattatgttatggttttaatttgtaataactgtatttaattattattttttgatgtGAAGGGATGCAAAAGCATTACAAGAGAAAACGGCAAGGAAAGCTGCACAACGTGCTGGAGGGTGTAATATGGGTGGTGGTGGTAGTGGAGACAAACAttaggaaataataataaaaattattctaatCGAAGGTTTAGTGGGTAATTAAGCTAGGGAAAAAGTTTGTAATTGTAtttgtgtaatttgatttgatatgGGTTTATGGTTTTTAAGTCATCTGCTTGTGTCGcttatttatgatttatggtgTGTTGGCTTTTCACCTTTTACTTCTATCTCATTTGGGTGTATTTCTAGcattttgtaataatattttttatttttttttattccataTGTTCTTTCTCCATCTTACTTAACCCATCACACAAAGAGCCTTAAGCTTagaataaaaatacatttcacAAATAGATAATATTCCGTCTCAAAATATTAAGTACAAATGggtaaaaaattgaaatatttgattcaaattcaaactaaaTATATTCACTTTTTTTAATTCGATTTTCTAAGTGAGCTCAAA contains:
- the LOC105851351 gene encoding uncharacterized protein; translation: MKAYMKKHDIISQRIFKAKVREVVFPHTTSILAPPEKVRTKGAGKKKKEFDTPRDPSYWEYVDASQESAKARQPSQSSQCSARQQSQSSQHSFKTQFPTYIRLYIEDIVDVVADGNCGFHAIAALLGWTEESWALVRSQLDKEIGLHKDVYSNVFDDNVESVRNSLKISKLGAQGKDKWMSLPDLGYVIATLYNVILVSLSRNLNMTFFPLNKSPSKETFGQSLLAIGFVNENHWVQIKLKSDCPLPPTSQKWKDFCSDTTKSWEVAYAARMKH